The genomic segment CTTCGGGACTTGCGCCCTCGCTCGGTCTGCGACACATAGGCTTCTGGCACTCCCCTTGCCTGCGCAAGTGTCGTGACCAGTCCCTAACGTCCCATTCGGGACTCAGGGTCAGCCTACGTCGGTTAGTCTAGTTCGTTATACGAAATGTCCTAAATTTATGAAACAAAACACTCTATTTGCTAGATTACTAGAAAGATTTTTTAATATCAAGAATTCACATGATGATTTACAAAATCCATTTTTAAATCTTTTAAAAAATCAAGAAAATCACCTTACAACAGAATTAATTTACCACTATACCTCATTGGAAGGATTAACAGGAATTTTAGAAAATAAAGAATTATGGCTTTCTAATTCAATTTCATTGAATGATTCAAGTGAGATAAAATATGCAGAATCAATAGAAAAAGAAGTATTATCTGAGTTATTAGAATCTCACAAAGATGACCAATTAGCATTAGATTTCCTAAATTCTTTTTTAGAATCTAAAAAACTAGACAACCAAGTATACATTATTTCTTTCACATCAGATAGCGACTCATTAACTCAATGGCAAGGATACAGTCAAAATCAAGGTGTAGCAATTGGATTTAAAAAGGATACTTTAGCAAAATATACAACCCAACGGTCAAATGAATTCTTTTTAGTCTTCCCTGTGATTTATGATAAAATATTACAAAAATCCATTTTTCAAAAATATTTTTTAGATTTGTTGAGAATTTTAAAAGAAGAAGTTAAACAAGAGAAAATTGAAAAGTCTTTTCATGAAGAAATTATTCAAATTCTAAATGAAACAGTATTTACTGCTTTATCATATTTATATCCTTATTTTAAACATACAGCATTTAAACAAGAACAAGAATGGAGATTTGTTTTAATAAACCATAAATCTAAATATCAATCGAATAAAACCTTAGATATATCTTTCAGATCTGGCAAAAATAAATTAATACCATTCGTAAAAATTAAACTGACTAAAGCAGATACTGAATTATCAGATCTACCAATATCAAATATTATAGTTGGCCCAGGCCCATTTATGAAAAATTTTGCTGAATCAATAGAGTTATATAAAAAAGAAAAAGGGGAAAGTTTCGATGTCAAAAGATCAGAAATTCCTTATAGACCCTAGGACACTTCGTATAACAACGGGGAAACGCTGCGCTTCGGCACTTGCGGCCTCGCTTGGCCTACGGCAAATTTCCCGCTACTCCTAACGCCTTTTA from the Leptospira noumeaensis genome contains:
- a CDS encoding DUF2971 domain-containing protein, whose amino-acid sequence is MKQNTLFARLLERFFNIKNSHDDLQNPFLNLLKNQENHLTTELIYHYTSLEGLTGILENKELWLSNSISLNDSSEIKYAESIEKEVLSELLESHKDDQLALDFLNSFLESKKLDNQVYIISFTSDSDSLTQWQGYSQNQGVAIGFKKDTLAKYTTQRSNEFFLVFPVIYDKILQKSIFQKYFLDLLRILKEEVKQEKIEKSFHEEIIQILNETVFTALSYLYPYFKHTAFKQEQEWRFVLINHKSKYQSNKTLDISFRSGKNKLIPFVKIKLTKADTELSDLPISNIIVGPGPFMKNFAESIELYKKEKGESFDVKRSEIPYRP